The Paenibacillus uliginis N3/975 genome has a window encoding:
- a CDS encoding DUF378 domain-containing protein: protein MSAGDVFFLNHPFGGINWLLVGLFQYDLVASIFGGRDSIGARVIYTIVGLCALYSIKFFRDVTEDDRTSVR from the coding sequence GCAGGGGATGTTTTCTTTTTAAATCATCCATTCGGCGGAATTAACTGGCTGCTTGTTGGTCTGTTCCAATACGACTTAGTAGCTTCGATCTTCGGAGGACGGGACTCCATCGGGGCGCGGGTAATTTATACAATTGTCGGCCTGTGCGCTTTGTACTCGATTAAATTCTTCAGAGATGTTACAGAAGACGACCGTACATCTGTACGTTAA
- a CDS encoding alpha-L-fucosidase, producing MQKWFEDARLGIFIHYGIYAVDGVSESWSFYNGRMSYQDYMKQLDGFTASKFDADKWADLIEKSGARYAVLTTKHHDGVALWDTQYSDLNVVKKTPVKRDLIKEYAEAITKKGIRLGMYYSLIDWSHPDYPSVYEGGKVPEDLSSANPHSSPLDGVQDLEKWQKFLEFNNNQLREILTNYGKVDLLWFDGDWERSAEQWNLPEFKHYLQSFNPDIIINSRLQGHGDYKTPEQGIPITRPDGPWEFCTTINTSWGYVPTDDKYKSLNQIIRMFCDCISMGGNMLLDIGPREDGTIDKRQEDILLGLGEWIRTHEEAVFGTDEGIMTRYYLGGSTVSKDKKTLYLFVYDDPKESVCLKGLCNPIKKITVLHSGKDLTHEIHGGVPWFNIPGTTWIHMTPEDTHEQVTVLKLEFDEELEMYGGSGAVVTHN from the coding sequence ATGCAAAAATGGTTTGAAGACGCAAGGCTTGGGATATTTATCCACTATGGTATTTATGCGGTGGACGGAGTTTCGGAATCATGGTCCTTTTATAACGGGAGAATGTCCTACCAGGATTACATGAAACAGCTGGACGGCTTTACGGCGTCCAAATTCGATGCGGACAAATGGGCCGATCTCATCGAGAAATCAGGAGCCAGATACGCGGTGCTTACGACAAAGCATCATGACGGTGTAGCCTTGTGGGACACACAATACAGCGACTTAAACGTTGTAAAAAAGACTCCAGTCAAACGGGATCTCATTAAGGAATATGCTGAAGCCATAACGAAAAAAGGAATCCGTCTTGGTATGTACTATTCCCTGATCGACTGGTCGCATCCTGATTATCCAAGCGTGTACGAAGGCGGCAAGGTTCCTGAGGACCTCAGCTCAGCCAACCCGCATTCAAGCCCGCTGGATGGCGTTCAGGATCTTGAAAAGTGGCAAAAGTTTCTTGAATTTAACAATAATCAGCTGCGGGAGATATTAACGAATTACGGCAAGGTGGATCTGCTGTGGTTCGACGGCGACTGGGAACGGAGTGCCGAGCAGTGGAATTTACCCGAGTTCAAGCATTATCTGCAATCCTTTAATCCGGATATCATCATAAACTCACGGCTTCAGGGCCATGGAGATTATAAGACGCCGGAGCAGGGGATTCCGATCACAAGACCGGATGGACCCTGGGAATTTTGTACGACCATTAACACATCGTGGGGCTACGTGCCGACGGATGACAAGTACAAATCGCTAAACCAGATTATCCGGATGTTCTGCGATTGCATCTCCATGGGCGGCAATATGCTGCTGGATATCGGTCCCCGGGAAGACGGAACGATTGATAAGAGACAGGAGGACATATTGCTCGGACTGGGAGAATGGATCCGGACCCATGAAGAGGCGGTATTCGGAACCGATGAAGGAATTATGACCCGTTATTATCTGGGTGGCAGCACGGTCTCTAAGGACAAAAAGACATTGTATTTATTCGTATATGACGATCCGAAAGAAAGTGTATGCCTTAAAGGACTGTGCAACCCGATTAAAAAGATCACGGTTCTTCATTCGGGTAAAGATCTTACACATGAAATCCATGGCGGCGTGCCTTGGTTTAATATTCCGGGGACGACATGGATTCATATGACTCCTGAGGATACGCATGAACAGGTGACAGTTCTTAAGCTGGAATTCGACGAAGAGCTGGAGATGTACGGCGGTTCGGGAGCTGTGGTAACCCACAACTAA
- a CDS encoding ABC transporter permease encodes MQDTKTVITSSPGVTLGKGHKSVWKRMLQNWELYIFIAPAFFYFLIFSYGPMYGIQIAFKNFIPTMGITGSPWVGFDHFIRFFDSYYFWDLLWNTLSISLYELAIGFPIPIILALAFNEVRNGFFKKMAQTVTYAPHFISVVVMAGMIITFLSPSTGIVVHMIEWLGFSAPDFLTDPRWFKTMYVFSGVWQSAGWGTIIYLAALSGVDPGLHEAAVIDGASRFQRLRHINIPTLIPTMTILLILNIGSLLGVGFEKILLLQNPLNMGSSDVISTFVYRSGLVDAQYSFSTAIGLFNSVINAVLLVVVNQVVRRTSENSLW; translated from the coding sequence ATGCAGGATACAAAAACTGTCATTACAAGTAGTCCAGGTGTGACGCTCGGCAAGGGACATAAGAGTGTATGGAAGAGAATGCTTCAGAACTGGGAACTGTATATCTTCATTGCACCCGCATTTTTTTACTTTCTTATTTTCTCCTACGGACCGATGTACGGCATTCAAATCGCATTTAAAAATTTCATTCCCACGATGGGGATTACAGGGAGCCCTTGGGTCGGTTTCGACCATTTTATACGCTTCTTCGATTCTTACTATTTTTGGGACCTGTTATGGAACACATTAAGTATTAGCTTATATGAGCTGGCCATCGGATTTCCGATTCCCATTATTTTGGCACTGGCTTTCAATGAAGTAAGAAATGGCTTCTTTAAGAAAATGGCCCAAACGGTCACCTATGCGCCTCACTTTATTTCGGTCGTCGTTATGGCGGGGATGATTATTACCTTCCTCTCCCCATCGACAGGGATTGTCGTTCATATGATTGAATGGCTCGGATTTAGTGCCCCTGACTTTTTGACGGATCCAAGATGGTTTAAGACAATGTACGTGTTTTCCGGAGTGTGGCAGAGCGCAGGCTGGGGCACCATCATTTACTTGGCAGCGCTTTCGGGCGTGGATCCAGGACTTCATGAAGCTGCAGTCATTGACGGAGCCTCACGCTTCCAGCGGTTACGCCATATTAACATCCCAACCCTCATTCCGACGATGACCATCCTCTTGATTCTGAATATAGGAAGTCTGCTTGGGGTCGGATTTGAGAAAATCCTGCTGCTTCAGAACCCGCTTAACATGGGGTCGTCAGACGTTATTTCAACTTTCGTATACCGCTCGGGGCTTGTGGATGCCCAGTACAGCTTCTCGACTGCGATCGGCTTGTTTAACTCCGTGATCAATGCAGTTCTGCTGGTTGTCGTGAATCAGGTTGTCCGCCGTACGAGCGAAAACAGTTTGTGGTAG
- a CDS encoding carbohydrate-binding family 9-like protein, whose amino-acid sequence MNLSGVPEPKIDYAPKHYICRRAQGTLVLDGRVDKPFWAEADWSDDFVDIEGDLRPMPTKQTRVKMLWDDEYFYFAAELIEDQIWATLTERDSVIYYDNDFEIFIDPDGDSHQYYEFEINALNTVWDLLLVKPYRDGGPPVNGWDISGLKTAVHIDGELNRPGADNRKWSVEVAIPWASLRECAAGSRQPLPGEFWRVNFSRVQWQMEVQDGEYRKVLNPETGKPYPEDNWVWSPMGIINMHYPELWGYVIFADGDTPQSFELPQDERVKWELRRLYYRERNYFEAHGEFSTDKKLLMGDDSWSIDPVIETTRSLFQITTPSLDGEGHICIREDGKLWKE is encoded by the coding sequence ATGAACTTAAGTGGAGTGCCGGAGCCGAAGATTGATTACGCACCTAAACACTATATATGCAGACGGGCTCAAGGGACGCTAGTATTGGATGGCCGTGTAGATAAGCCGTTCTGGGCTGAAGCGGATTGGAGTGATGATTTTGTCGATATCGAAGGTGATCTTCGTCCGATGCCAACGAAACAGACCCGGGTTAAAATGCTGTGGGATGATGAGTATTTCTACTTCGCGGCAGAACTGATCGAAGATCAGATTTGGGCGACGCTAACGGAGCGGGATTCCGTCATTTATTATGATAATGATTTTGAGATTTTCATTGATCCGGATGGAGATAGTCATCAATATTATGAGTTTGAGATCAATGCGCTGAATACGGTATGGGACCTGCTGCTGGTCAAGCCTTACCGTGACGGCGGCCCTCCGGTGAATGGTTGGGATATCAGCGGCCTGAAGACAGCTGTGCATATTGATGGCGAGCTGAATCGTCCCGGTGCAGATAACCGGAAGTGGAGTGTTGAAGTGGCGATACCTTGGGCCAGCTTACGGGAATGTGCAGCCGGAAGCCGCCAGCCACTCCCAGGCGAGTTCTGGCGCGTCAATTTCTCCCGTGTTCAGTGGCAGATGGAGGTACAAGACGGCGAATACCGTAAAGTACTGAATCCCGAAACAGGCAAGCCATATCCGGAGGATAACTGGGTGTGGTCACCTATGGGTATCATCAATATGCATTATCCCGAGCTGTGGGGCTATGTCATATTCGCGGACGGCGACACTCCGCAATCCTTTGAGCTTCCGCAGGATGAGCGAGTTAAATGGGAGCTGCGCAGGCTCTATTATCGTGAACGCAATTATTTTGAAGCCCATGGTGAGTTCTCAACGGACAAGAAATTGCTCATGGGCGATGATTCGTGGAGCATTGATCCCGTTATTGAGACGACACGCAGTCTGTTCCAGATTACAACTCCGTCCTTGGACGGGGAAGGCCATATCTGTATCCGGGAAGACGGAAAGCTATGGAAGGAGTGA
- a CDS encoding alpha-L-fucosidase, with amino-acid sequence MRDNQWVEEEQESVVEQGVHNYSSEMDWVKPEDPLLLERLEWFKDQKLGLMMHWGPYSQLGLVESWALSDKDEEWSRNEIDWDIDAEELKRQYFDLNKTFNPLRFQPDLWADLAAENGFKYLNFTTKHHDGFCMWDTHTTDYRVTGPDCPFHTHKYADITKQLFNAFRAKGLGISAYFSKADWHTPYYWAPGMQPGTFTSRGPTYDPKEYPWLWEQFVQFTHEQIMELMTNYGRIDVLWLDAGWVNDYRDQNIRLGEVVEKARKIQPWLLSADRTVGGPYENLITPEQTLPERALHVPWESCITMGSAFSFRYEDNYKSVRQLIHLLVEIVAKGGNLALNVGPQPDGRISKTAISRIKGMGAWLNVHGEAIYGTRVCEPYSVGNIQFTQKDDTTYALYLYRDENEAVSEELYLPIEADFSRIDLVGGQEMLEYRRTGSGITVQLPDKERQGLAPIAHVFRLR; translated from the coding sequence ATGCGAGATAACCAATGGGTAGAGGAAGAGCAGGAATCTGTAGTTGAGCAGGGAGTCCACAATTACAGCAGTGAGATGGATTGGGTTAAGCCGGAGGATCCGCTGCTTTTGGAGCGTCTGGAGTGGTTTAAAGACCAGAAGCTGGGTCTGATGATGCACTGGGGACCTTATTCCCAGCTCGGACTGGTTGAATCATGGGCACTAAGCGACAAGGATGAGGAATGGTCACGCAACGAGATCGATTGGGACATCGATGCGGAGGAGTTGAAACGGCAGTATTTTGATTTAAACAAGACGTTTAATCCGCTCCGCTTCCAGCCCGATCTATGGGCTGACCTGGCTGCTGAGAACGGCTTTAAATATTTAAATTTTACAACCAAGCATCATGACGGTTTCTGTATGTGGGATACGCATACAACCGATTACCGTGTCACAGGTCCGGACTGCCCGTTTCATACGCATAAATATGCGGACATTACTAAGCAGTTGTTCAATGCGTTCCGTGCGAAGGGCCTCGGCATCTCCGCTTACTTCTCCAAAGCCGATTGGCACACACCATACTACTGGGCACCCGGGATGCAGCCGGGAACTTTTACATCACGGGGACCTACTTATGATCCGAAGGAATACCCTTGGCTGTGGGAGCAGTTCGTCCAGTTTACACATGAGCAGATTATGGAGCTGATGACGAATTACGGCCGGATCGATGTGCTGTGGCTTGACGCCGGATGGGTCAATGACTACCGCGATCAGAACATCAGACTGGGTGAAGTGGTGGAGAAGGCGCGCAAAATTCAACCATGGCTTCTCTCGGCGGACCGCACGGTCGGTGGGCCATACGAGAATTTGATCACACCGGAGCAGACATTGCCTGAGCGAGCGCTCCATGTGCCGTGGGAGAGCTGCATCACGATGGGATCGGCGTTCTCTTTCCGTTACGAGGACAATTATAAATCGGTGCGTCAGCTCATACATCTTCTCGTGGAAATAGTCGCAAAAGGTGGCAACCTGGCTCTCAATGTGGGGCCGCAGCCGGACGGAAGAATATCCAAGACCGCCATTTCCCGTATCAAGGGCATGGGGGCATGGCTGAATGTTCATGGCGAGGCCATCTATGGAACGCGCGTGTGTGAGCCGTATTCTGTAGGTAACATCCAATTCACTCAAAAAGACGATACAACGTATGCTCTCTACCTATATAGGGATGAGAATGAGGCCGTTTCAGAGGAGCTGTACCTGCCGATTGAGGCTGATTTCAGCCGTATTGATCTGGTGGGCGGTCAGGAAATGCTTGAGTACCGCCGTACGGGGAGCGGCATCACGGTTCAACTTCCGGACAAGGAGCGCCAGGGATTAGCACCGATCGCGCATGTATTCCGTCTTCGGTAA
- a CDS encoding extracellular solute-binding protein, producing the protein MKKLRKASSILLCLTLSASLLAACGSSKGNEDGSSASGSTNTEVKKEGFPIVEKPLTLKVMSQDAGIADWNKMPVLQEMEKLTGIKLEYQLSPIDSFETKKNLVFASGDLPDMFYAADIKSAEQVTYGTQGVLIPLEKYIDEGYAPNIKKIFDENPDIRKSFTTPDGHIYALPFIDAAAVWYRGPVWYNGEFLKALKATEPKTTEELYTYLKRVKEEDPNGNGKQDEIPLTSVKLDDLRMYFFGFWGMYNEGIYADKDGKVHYPFQEEGYKGYLTFMNRLWKEDLLDHETFSQTAEQKKAKGQNKQIALFSDYHPYFTLGGEPSGDNPLMTPVKSEIEGSPVYGKHPGISTQGTFAITNKNPAPEATMRWIDYLYSYEGSTLFSQGPEGVLWKYKDKENHVKEWLPVPGGGDRDEYRGKLTPNYGILTPGINDPEVANGLRTEFDEWIDKQNQEKLVPIGKAPFPNVYLTNEEQSEASALLSDLDTYVKQMEAKFVTGQEPLSNWDKYVAQIKKMGGDRLVELYQGAYDRWNSGK; encoded by the coding sequence ATGAAAAAGCTTCGCAAGGCATCATCCATTTTACTCTGCCTCACGCTATCAGCAAGTCTGCTAGCAGCTTGTGGTTCTTCCAAAGGGAATGAAGATGGGTCTTCGGCTTCTGGTTCAACCAACACCGAAGTTAAGAAAGAAGGCTTTCCGATTGTAGAGAAGCCGCTAACTCTCAAGGTTATGTCGCAGGATGCCGGTATAGCAGACTGGAACAAAATGCCTGTACTACAAGAGATGGAGAAATTAACAGGCATCAAGCTGGAGTATCAACTCTCACCGATTGACAGTTTTGAAACGAAGAAGAACCTGGTATTTGCGAGCGGCGATTTGCCGGATATGTTCTACGCAGCCGATATCAAATCGGCAGAACAAGTGACTTATGGCACCCAAGGCGTTTTGATTCCGCTGGAAAAATACATTGATGAAGGTTATGCGCCAAACATCAAGAAAATTTTTGATGAGAACCCGGACATTCGGAAGTCGTTTACAACGCCTGACGGGCATATATATGCACTGCCATTCATTGACGCTGCAGCCGTATGGTACAGAGGCCCTGTGTGGTATAACGGTGAATTCTTGAAAGCGCTCAAAGCAACTGAGCCTAAGACAACAGAAGAATTGTATACGTATTTGAAGCGTGTCAAGGAAGAAGACCCTAACGGAAACGGTAAACAAGACGAGATTCCGCTGACTTCCGTGAAACTGGATGATCTGCGCATGTACTTCTTCGGCTTCTGGGGAATGTACAATGAAGGAATCTATGCCGACAAGGATGGAAAAGTTCACTATCCTTTCCAGGAAGAAGGCTATAAAGGCTACCTTACTTTCATGAACCGTTTGTGGAAAGAAGATTTGCTTGACCATGAAACCTTCTCCCAAACGGCTGAACAGAAAAAGGCAAAAGGGCAAAACAAGCAGATTGCTCTGTTCAGTGATTATCATCCGTACTTCACTCTCGGAGGTGAGCCAAGCGGTGATAACCCGCTGATGACACCAGTGAAGAGTGAAATTGAGGGCTCTCCGGTATACGGCAAGCATCCAGGTATATCTACACAGGGGACCTTTGCTATTACAAACAAAAATCCCGCTCCGGAAGCTACAATGCGCTGGATCGACTATCTGTACAGTTATGAAGGTTCCACACTGTTCAGTCAAGGACCTGAAGGCGTGCTCTGGAAATATAAAGACAAGGAAAACCATGTGAAAGAATGGCTTCCGGTTCCTGGCGGCGGTGACCGTGATGAATACCGCGGCAAACTCACGCCGAACTACGGTATTTTGACACCAGGCATTAATGATCCGGAGGTTGCGAACGGTCTTCGCACCGAGTTTGACGAATGGATTGACAAGCAAAACCAAGAGAAACTTGTACCTATCGGTAAAGCTCCTTTCCCTAACGTTTATCTGACAAATGAAGAGCAGAGCGAGGCGTCGGCTTTATTGTCCGACCTGGACACTTATGTGAAGCAGATGGAAGCGAAGTTCGTTACCGGGCAAGAACCGCTCTCTAATTGGGACAAGTATGTTGCACAAATCAAAAAAATGGGTGGCGACCGTTTAGTCGAGCTGTATCAAGGCGCGTATGATCGTTGGAACTCTGGGAAATAA
- a CDS encoding carbohydrate ABC transporter permease — translation MLTGVKETKRDKIFLICNYFYVFLAFIVVFYPLVYMLSASISDPKLVSSGEMWLWPKGITFDGYKRVFENSSIWTGYANTILYTVVGTSINLVVTLPAAYALSRKDFIGRNFFMGMFMVTMFFGGGLVPTYLLVKELGMINTMWAIVIPSAASIWNIIVSRTFFQSSIPKELQEAAQIDGCTNMRLFIKIILPLSMPIIAVMALFYGVGNWNSYFSALIYLNDTAKYPLQLILRQILVLQEMSAQGGGAIDASTAAAMNSKAEIAALVKYAVIIVATIPVIAIYPFLQRYFVQGVMIGSVKG, via the coding sequence ATGCTAACGGGTGTTAAAGAAACCAAAAGAGACAAAATATTTCTGATTTGCAACTACTTTTACGTCTTTCTTGCTTTTATCGTGGTGTTCTATCCCTTGGTATATATGCTCAGCGCATCGATCAGTGATCCGAAGCTTGTCAGTTCCGGGGAAATGTGGCTGTGGCCCAAAGGAATCACTTTTGACGGATACAAGAGAGTGTTCGAGAATAGCAGCATTTGGACTGGATACGCTAACACCATTCTTTATACGGTAGTCGGAACCTCCATCAATCTGGTGGTAACGCTGCCAGCAGCGTATGCCCTGAGCCGTAAGGATTTTATCGGACGCAATTTCTTTATGGGCATGTTCATGGTGACCATGTTCTTTGGCGGCGGGCTTGTGCCTACCTACCTTCTCGTCAAGGAGCTCGGCATGATTAATACGATGTGGGCGATTGTCATACCATCGGCCGCATCGATCTGGAATATTATCGTATCGCGTACCTTCTTCCAAAGCTCCATTCCGAAGGAGCTGCAGGAGGCCGCACAGATTGATGGCTGTACCAATATGCGGCTGTTTATTAAAATCATTCTGCCGTTGTCGATGCCGATTATTGCGGTTATGGCATTGTTTTATGGGGTCGGCAACTGGAACAGCTACTTCTCAGCTCTCATTTATTTGAATGATACTGCGAAGTACCCGCTGCAGCTGATTTTGCGCCAGATTCTGGTTCTTCAGGAAATGTCCGCGCAGGGTGGGGGGGCCATCGACGCTTCTACGGCTGCGGCGATGAACAGCAAGGCGGAAATCGCGGCACTCGTCAAATATGCGGTCATCATCGTGGCGACCATTCCAGTTATTGCTATCTACCCATTCCTTCAACGTTATTTTGTTCAGGGTGTTATGATTGGTTCTGTAAAGGGCTGA